Proteins from one Ignavibacteria bacterium genomic window:
- the secE gene encoding preprotein translocase subunit SecE → MKEKIINFFNDVVKEMKKVTWPTKDELKESTTIVIVVCLIIAAFTYLIDMAITQIFKGIF, encoded by the coding sequence ATGAAAGAAAAAATCATCAATTTTTTTAATGATGTGGTCAAGGAAATGAAAAAAGTTACCTGGCCCACAAAAGATGAATTGAAAGAATCAACAACTATCGTTATTGTAGTGTGTTTGATCATTGCCGCATTTACTTATTTAATTGATATGGCAATTACACAAATATTTAAAGGGATATTTTAA
- the rpmG gene encoding 50S ribosomal protein L33 has translation MRDIITLECTECKRRNYTTTKNKRLHPGRVEFKKYCRWDHKHTVHKETK, from the coding sequence ATGAGAGATATAATAACACTTGAATGCACAGAGTGCAAAAGAAGAAATTACACTACAACCAAGAATAAGCGCCTTCATCCCGGAAGAGTAGAATTTAAGAAGTACTGCCGCTGGGATCATAAGCATACTGTTCATAAAGAAACAAAGTAG
- a CDS encoding YifB family Mg chelatase-like AAA ATPase — translation MLSKILSSATYGIDAFLVEVETHIEKKIPAFTIVGLPDNAVKESRERVLAAIKNSGFDFPARKITVNLAPADIKKEGSSFDLPIAVGLLAANEEINERWLNDTVFLGELALDGRLRAVKGALPIAAEARNKGIKRILLPSDCAREASIVDGIDIFPVESLDEVVKLLNDSMEKSPLVTDKDAIFSQVNQYHIDFSDVKGQENVKRALEVAAAGGHNILMIGPPGSGKTMLAKRIPTILPPLSFEEALETTKIHSVAGILPRDKALVTVRPFRSPHHTVSDAALVGGGSFPRPGEVSFAHHGVLFLDELPEFKKNVLEVLRQPLEDSRVTVSRAKMSIEFPANFMLAAAMNPCPCGYYSDPSRRCTCAPPQIVHYMAKISGPLLDRIDIHIEVPAVKYKELSDNSRGEASESIRSRVIRARDIQLKRFSGLKYIYTNADMGSREVRQFCGLDTSGSEVLRKAMSRLGLSARAYDRILKVSRTIADLEGMDSIKPQHVSEAIQYRTLDRELWKN, via the coding sequence ATGCTCTCGAAAATTCTCTCCAGCGCCACCTACGGAATTGACGCCTTCTTAGTTGAAGTGGAAACCCATATTGAAAAGAAGATTCCTGCTTTTACTATTGTCGGCCTTCCGGACAATGCGGTAAAGGAAAGCCGCGAAAGGGTGCTGGCCGCAATTAAAAATTCGGGCTTCGACTTTCCGGCAAGAAAAATTACTGTCAATCTGGCTCCTGCAGACATTAAAAAAGAGGGGAGCTCATTTGACCTGCCTATTGCCGTGGGGCTTCTTGCGGCAAATGAAGAGATAAACGAAAGGTGGCTTAATGACACCGTGTTCTTAGGTGAACTTGCACTCGATGGCCGCCTGAGGGCAGTGAAAGGGGCACTTCCCATTGCAGCCGAGGCCAGGAATAAAGGGATTAAAAGAATCCTCCTTCCTTCCGACTGCGCGCGCGAGGCCTCAATTGTTGACGGCATTGATATTTTTCCTGTTGAAAGCCTTGATGAAGTGGTAAAACTCCTGAACGACAGCATGGAAAAAAGTCCTTTGGTTACAGACAAGGATGCAATATTTTCACAGGTAAATCAGTATCACATAGATTTTTCCGACGTCAAAGGGCAGGAGAACGTCAAGCGGGCTCTTGAAGTGGCAGCTGCAGGCGGGCATAATATACTTATGATAGGCCCTCCAGGCTCGGGTAAAACTATGCTTGCAAAAAGGATCCCCACAATACTGCCTCCCTTAAGCTTTGAGGAGGCGCTTGAGACAACAAAGATCCATTCTGTTGCAGGCATATTGCCGCGCGATAAGGCTCTTGTTACTGTCCGCCCCTTCAGAAGCCCGCACCACACGGTCTCAGACGCGGCCTTAGTCGGGGGAGGTTCTTTTCCGAGGCCCGGGGAAGTCTCCTTTGCGCATCACGGGGTTTTGTTCTTAGATGAGCTGCCGGAATTTAAGAAGAACGTTCTTGAAGTCCTGAGGCAGCCACTTGAGGACAGCCGTGTTACGGTAAGCCGGGCAAAAATGTCAATTGAATTTCCGGCTAACTTTATGCTGGCGGCAGCCATGAACCCCTGTCCCTGCGGATACTATTCTGATCCCTCAAGGCGCTGCACGTGCGCTCCGCCGCAGATAGTGCATTATATGGCAAAGATCTCAGGCCCGCTTTTAGACAGGATTGACATTCACATCGAAGTCCCGGCAGTAAAGTATAAGGAGCTTTCCGATAACTCGAGAGGGGAGGCCTCAGAGTCCATAAGGAGCAGGGTAATCAGGGCCAGGGACATACAGCTTAAAAGATTTTCAGGGTTAAAGTACATTTACACAAATGCCGACATGGGGTCGCGCGAGGTAAGGCAGTTCTGCGGGCTTGACACGTCAGGAAGTGAAGTCCTTAGAAAAGCAATGTCGAGGCTGGGGCTTTCAGCCCGTGCATACGACAGGATACTGAAGGTAAGCCGTACAATAGCCGACCTGGAGGGTATGGATTCCATTAAGCCGCAGCACGTCAGTGAGGCAATACAGTACCGCACACTTGACAGAGAGCTCTGGAAGAATTAA
- the pruA gene encoding L-glutamate gamma-semialdehyde dehydrogenase, which yields MKVKPFKNEPIQNFNDKRIHAKQVEALEAVCKKLGKTYEIMIGGKKVKTESKLNSYNPSNKDEIVASFYKGTKELADRAIREAAKKFEQWKLTPAEERAAILFRAAEIAKRRRFEINAWMIYEAGKNFVEADADTAEAIDFMEFYAREMLRYAEKQPITPIKGEENELVYIPLGVGVVVPPWNFPFAILVGMSSAAIVTGNTVVLKPSSDTPMMGRLYYEIMQEAGLPAGVLNFLPGSGGEVGDTLVSHPLTRFVSFTGSMEVGIHINQLAAGVQPGQKWLKRVVAEMGGKDSIIVDSETNVDEAVKGVVTSAFGFQGQKCSACSRAIVDSKVYNEFVSKLKDAVSKLQVGPATDNVAMGPVINESARKNILSYIEAGKKEGKLLVGGGASDGNGFFIKPTVIVDVKPDAKISKEEIFGPVLAVIKARNFDNALEIANNTQYGLTGAVYTDNREKLEKARKHFFVGNLYFNRKCTGAMVGGHPFGGFNMSGTDSKAGGRDYLLLFMQAKAISEKI from the coding sequence ATGAAAGTTAAGCCGTTCAAAAACGAACCCATTCAGAACTTTAACGACAAAAGGATCCACGCCAAACAGGTGGAGGCTCTTGAAGCCGTTTGCAAAAAATTAGGCAAAACCTATGAGATAATGATTGGAGGAAAGAAGGTAAAAACTGAAAGCAAGCTTAATTCCTATAACCCTTCAAATAAGGACGAGATCGTAGCTTCGTTCTATAAGGGCACAAAGGAACTTGCCGACAGGGCAATCAGAGAAGCTGCAAAAAAATTCGAACAGTGGAAGCTTACCCCTGCAGAAGAAAGAGCAGCAATACTCTTCAGGGCAGCTGAAATAGCAAAAAGAAGAAGGTTTGAAATAAATGCATGGATGATCTATGAAGCCGGAAAAAACTTTGTTGAGGCTGACGCCGACACGGCAGAAGCAATTGACTTCATGGAATTCTACGCCCGCGAAATGCTCCGCTACGCCGAAAAGCAGCCTATTACTCCTATAAAGGGTGAAGAAAATGAACTGGTTTATATCCCTCTTGGCGTAGGCGTTGTCGTTCCGCCTTGGAACTTCCCCTTTGCAATCTTAGTCGGCATGTCTTCGGCCGCAATTGTAACAGGAAACACAGTTGTTCTTAAGCCTTCAAGCGATACTCCTATGATGGGTAGGCTTTATTATGAAATCATGCAGGAAGCAGGCCTTCCGGCAGGTGTGCTTAACTTCCTCCCCGGCTCAGGCGGAGAAGTAGGCGACACTCTGGTTTCACACCCCCTGACACGTTTTGTTTCCTTTACAGGCTCAATGGAAGTAGGTATTCATATCAATCAGCTCGCTGCCGGGGTTCAGCCCGGACAGAAATGGCTTAAGAGAGTTGTTGCCGAAATGGGCGGAAAGGACTCAATTATTGTCGACAGCGAAACCAACGTTGACGAAGCCGTTAAAGGCGTTGTAACTTCAGCCTTCGGCTTCCAGGGACAAAAATGCTCAGCATGCTCAAGAGCTATTGTTGATTCTAAAGTTTATAACGAATTTGTTTCAAAGCTGAAAGACGCGGTTTCAAAGCTCCAGGTAGGCCCTGCTACAGATAACGTTGCCATGGGTCCTGTAATTAATGAATCGGCCAGAAAAAACATCCTTTCCTACATTGAAGCCGGCAAAAAAGAAGGCAAGCTTCTCGTTGGCGGCGGAGCTTCAGACGGAAACGGATTCTTTATTAAGCCGACTGTTATTGTTGACGTAAAACCGGATGCAAAAATCTCAAAAGAAGAGATCTTCGGACCTGTTCTTGCCGTAATTAAAGCCCGTAATTTCGATAACGCACTTGAAATTGCAAACAATACACAGTACGGCCTTACAGGCGCGGTCTACACAGACAACCGCGAAAAACTTGAAAAGGCAAGAAAGCACTTCTTCGTTGGCAACCTTTATTTCAACAGGAAATGCACAGGTGCAATGGTTGGCGGCCATCCTTTCGGCGGCTTTAACATGTCAGGCACCGATAGCAAGGCAGGCGGAAGGGACTATCTGCTCCTTTTCATGCAGGCCAAGGCTATCAGCGAAAAAATTTAG
- the sucC gene encoding ADP-forming succinate--CoA ligase subunit beta — protein MKIHEYQAKEIFRKFNVPVPKGKVAFSVEEAVEAAREIGGSVWVVKAQIHAGGRGKGGGVKLAKSLDEVKELAGQILGMTLVTHQTGPEGKLVKRLLIEQGVNIDKELYVGITLDRAKSKDTIMVSTEGGVEIEKVAAETPEKILKETVDPEVGLQPYQARKLAFGLGLSGLQNKNAVKFLTSLYKVYQATDASLAEINPLVVTKEGEVIALDAKMNFDDNALFRHPDIVEYRDLDEEDQLEIEASKFNLNYIKLDGNVGCMVNGAGLAMATMDIIKLAGGEPANFLDVGGTANKETVANGFKIILSDPNVKAILINIFGGIVRCDRVAQGVIDAVNEIHVEVPIVVRLEGTNAREAGELLQKSGLNFEVAKSLREAAEKVTAVLH, from the coding sequence ATGAAAATTCATGAGTATCAGGCAAAAGAAATTTTTCGTAAGTTCAACGTTCCTGTTCCAAAAGGGAAAGTTGCTTTTTCAGTAGAAGAAGCCGTAGAGGCTGCCCGGGAAATTGGCGGCAGCGTCTGGGTCGTCAAGGCACAGATCCACGCAGGCGGCCGCGGCAAGGGCGGCGGCGTAAAGCTGGCTAAAAGCCTGGATGAAGTTAAGGAACTGGCCGGCCAGATCCTTGGTATGACGCTCGTTACACACCAGACAGGCCCCGAAGGCAAGCTCGTAAAACGCCTTCTTATTGAACAGGGCGTTAATATAGACAAAGAGCTCTATGTCGGCATTACACTCGACCGCGCAAAGTCAAAAGATACCATTATGGTTTCAACCGAAGGGGGCGTTGAAATTGAGAAGGTTGCAGCGGAAACTCCAGAGAAAATACTGAAAGAAACCGTTGATCCCGAAGTAGGACTGCAGCCCTACCAGGCAAGAAAACTCGCCTTCGGACTCGGGCTTTCGGGCCTTCAGAACAAAAATGCAGTTAAGTTCCTTACCTCGCTCTATAAGGTTTATCAGGCAACTGACGCTTCCCTTGCCGAGATCAACCCTCTGGTTGTGACAAAAGAAGGCGAGGTTATTGCACTCGACGCTAAAATGAATTTTGACGACAATGCCCTCTTCCGCCACCCTGATATTGTGGAATACAGGGACCTGGATGAGGAAGACCAGCTTGAAATTGAAGCCTCAAAGTTCAACCTCAACTATATTAAGCTCGACGGCAACGTTGGCTGTATGGTTAACGGAGCAGGCCTTGCAATGGCTACAATGGATATTATTAAGCTTGCCGGCGGTGAACCGGCTAATTTCCTGGACGTCGGCGGTACGGCAAACAAGGAAACAGTTGCAAACGGCTTCAAGATCATTCTGTCGGATCCTAATGTTAAGGCCATACTTATAAACATCTTCGGCGGTATTGTCAGATGCGACCGTGTGGCTCAGGGCGTAATTGACGCTGTAAATGAAATTCACGTGGAAGTGCCTATTGTTGTGCGCCTTGAAGGTACAAACGCCCGTGAGGCAGGCGAACTGCTTCAAAAGTCAGGCCTGAATTTTGAAGTAGCCAAAAGCCTCAGGGAGGCCGCAGAAAAAGT